The Desulfuromonas versatilis genome has a segment encoding these proteins:
- a CDS encoding response regulator: MSAIRTLIVDPAADRRKELQLLLADQPVEITEAASSERALELLKNQLVEVVLTDTELPGKSGLYLLQTIKKNHPEIEVIVLSHNASSFNVLQALRNGAADFIVRPVDTGEPLINALNRAIDHLGRRRRQELRLRELERKNGHLNQMLARMKSLQNAVDKLASAQEVGVLLQSLVDTAMAELGADKGVLALVDQASNSLGIKAGGGIPASVTRIFSNQLPAGLLVAMARRGKPVLIPGELPEGLARLSSQAERQILLTRPGLISAPLRIREKAVGLAVVLGHAEQKPFDEQDLHYLLQLSHHATIVLEKLGLIHQLKRGREIGAFPCATGAP; this comes from the coding sequence ATGAGCGCCATCCGAACCCTGATCGTCGACCCCGCCGCCGACCGCCGCAAGGAACTGCAGCTGCTGCTGGCTGATCAACCGGTGGAAATCACCGAGGCCGCCTCTTCCGAGCGGGCCCTCGAGCTGCTGAAAAACCAGCTGGTCGAGGTGGTCCTGACCGACACCGAGCTGCCGGGGAAAAGTGGGCTTTACCTGCTCCAGACCATCAAAAAAAATCACCCAGAAATCGAGGTGATCGTCCTTTCCCACAACGCATCGTCCTTCAATGTCCTGCAGGCACTGCGCAACGGCGCTGCGGATTTCATCGTCCGCCCCGTGGACACCGGCGAACCCCTGATCAATGCCCTCAATCGGGCCATCGACCACCTGGGACGACGCCGGCGCCAGGAGTTGAGGCTGCGCGAACTGGAGCGGAAAAACGGCCACCTCAATCAAATGCTGGCCCGGATGAAGTCCCTGCAGAACGCCGTCGACAAGCTGGCCTCAGCCCAGGAAGTCGGCGTGCTGCTGCAATCCCTGGTCGACACGGCCATGGCCGAACTGGGCGCCGACAAGGGGGTGCTGGCTCTGGTGGACCAGGCCAGCAACTCCCTGGGGATCAAGGCCGGTGGTGGCATACCGGCTTCGGTAACCCGTATTTTTTCCAACCAGCTCCCCGCCGGGCTGCTGGTCGCCATGGCCCGGCGGGGTAAGCCGGTGCTGATTCCGGGGGAACTTCCGGAAGGCCTGGCAAGGCTCTCCAGCCAGGCGGAACGCCAGATCCTGCTCACCCGCCCCGGACTGATCAGCGCTCCGCTGCGCATTCGGGAGAAGGCGGTAGGCCTTGCGGTGGTGCTGGGCCATGCCGAACAGAAGCCCTTTGACGAACAGGACCTGCATTACCTCCTCCAGCTTTCCCACCACGCGACCATTGTCCTGGAAAAACTGGGACTCATTCACCAGTTGAAGCGGGGCCGGGAGATCGGGGCTTTTCCCTGCGCCACCGGCGCGCCCTGA
- a CDS encoding sensor domain-containing diguanylate cyclase — protein sequence METPGIAQSLQEMAGVFEELMASLSTLQRLGTMEVHLADEKTLLHQALSALVEHYGVERCSVFLREGERLVNAAGLDWFDWDSGKVPQEKGAAPGQQFEVLSSLMGLAVRTGEAQICRDTRTDPRFRQVETALGMRHLGCVISAPIRSGGDIIGVVNMSHPVPGHFNEWHERMVPLYSSFLGQILIANRLLRRLEEEVGERTRQLEAVLQDTRRLQNHYRNLSMVDELTGLYNRRFFFTESRLALGRAVRYRRPVAFLLIGLDRFEAVHDSFGQPACNMVLRDIAKTLLSQLRESDVLARVGEDEFAVLVSETDLEGSLQLANRLLDAARRQKWVVDGSELLVTLSIGAAAISAAQELGSRVTLDVSELLDNLYAEADRHLNAQKTGGGDGVTGGLLRS from the coding sequence ATGGAAACGCCGGGCATTGCCCAGAGTCTGCAGGAGATGGCGGGGGTGTTCGAGGAACTGATGGCTTCCTTGTCGACCCTGCAGCGGCTGGGGACCATGGAGGTCCACCTGGCTGACGAGAAAACCCTGCTCCACCAGGCCCTCTCCGCCCTGGTGGAGCATTACGGTGTCGAGCGCTGCTCGGTGTTTCTCCGCGAGGGGGAGCGGCTGGTGAATGCTGCCGGCCTTGACTGGTTCGACTGGGACTCCGGCAAAGTGCCCCAGGAGAAGGGGGCGGCTCCCGGGCAACAGTTCGAAGTGCTGAGCAGCTTGATGGGGCTGGCGGTTCGGACCGGCGAGGCGCAGATCTGCCGGGATACCCGAACCGACCCGAGGTTCCGCCAGGTCGAAACCGCCTTGGGGATGCGCCACCTGGGCTGCGTCATCAGTGCGCCTATCCGTAGCGGAGGAGACATCATCGGCGTGGTCAACATGTCCCACCCAGTGCCGGGCCATTTCAATGAATGGCATGAGCGGATGGTTCCCCTGTACAGCAGTTTCCTGGGACAGATCCTGATCGCCAATCGCCTGCTGCGCAGGCTTGAAGAGGAGGTTGGCGAGCGTACCCGGCAACTCGAAGCCGTGCTGCAGGACACGCGACGGCTGCAGAACCATTACCGCAACCTCTCCATGGTCGACGAGCTGACCGGGCTTTACAATCGCAGGTTCTTTTTCACCGAAAGCAGGTTGGCCCTGGGGCGGGCGGTACGTTACCGCCGCCCCGTCGCGTTTCTGCTGATCGGCCTCGACCGGTTCGAGGCTGTGCACGATAGCTTCGGCCAACCAGCCTGCAACATGGTCCTGCGGGACATCGCCAAAACCCTGCTGTCCCAATTGCGCGAGTCGGATGTCCTCGCTCGGGTGGGGGAGGACGAGTTCGCCGTGCTGGTTTCCGAAACAGACCTGGAGGGGAGTTTGCAACTGGCCAACCGATTGTTGGATGCGGCCCGTCGTCAGAAATGGGTGGTGGATGGCAGCGAGCTGCTGGTTACCCTGAGCATCGGGGCGGCGGCCATCTCTGCCGCCCAGGAGCTGGGAAGCCGGGTCACCCTGGATGTTTCGGAACTGCTCGACAACCTGTATGCCGAAGCCGACCGCCACCTGAACGCCCAAAAGACAGGGGGGGGAGACGGGGTCACAGGGGGGCTGCTCCGTTCCTGA
- a CDS encoding 6-carboxyhexanoate--CoA ligase produces the protein MTRTLYSIRMHASRQGAHLSGAERLGGRQDLESLAAALLRRALEHPRGEAEQIVLTVEALPAEAVASGRLPDLTTLCVADYRQGRQAALRLLVAAGVREVAASLAIEALAQGASPTGGNMRGAMLVDADSGERLEPDRARGVRASRMDLAPGAELQLRLRLAERGLDNPHVREALVLAAKVLSAPGVVAELCWSDDPDYTAGYVATPFGGYQRMPHLKPAGEERGGRAFFIRRAGLDLPALIDYLEHAALLITEVGRINGEIEWEN, from the coding sequence ATGACGCGCACATTGTACAGCATCCGCATGCATGCCAGCCGCCAGGGCGCTCATCTCTCCGGTGCCGAGCGATTGGGCGGCCGGCAGGACCTCGAATCCCTGGCCGCAGCCCTGCTGCGCCGGGCCCTGGAGCATCCCCGGGGGGAGGCGGAGCAGATCGTTCTCACCGTCGAGGCGCTGCCCGCCGAGGCGGTGGCCAGCGGCCGGCTGCCGGACCTGACCACCCTCTGTGTCGCCGATTACCGGCAGGGCCGTCAGGCGGCCCTGCGTCTGCTGGTTGCGGCGGGAGTGCGCGAGGTCGCCGCCTCTTTGGCCATCGAGGCCCTGGCGCAGGGCGCCTCGCCGACTGGCGGCAACATGCGCGGGGCGATGCTGGTCGATGCCGACAGCGGCGAGCGCCTCGAGCCCGACCGGGCCCGGGGAGTGCGGGCTTCGCGCATGGACCTTGCGCCGGGCGCCGAGCTGCAGCTCCGCCTGCGCCTGGCCGAGCGAGGGCTCGACAATCCCCACGTGCGCGAGGCGTTGGTGCTGGCCGCCAAGGTGCTCTCGGCGCCGGGGGTGGTCGCCGAACTCTGCTGGTCAGACGACCCCGACTACACCGCCGGCTATGTGGCCACCCCTTTCGGGGGGTACCAGCGCATGCCCCATTTGAAGCCTGCCGGCGAAGAGCGGGGCGGACGGGCTTTTTTCATCCGGCGCGCCGGACTCGACCTGCCGGCCCTGATCGATTACCTCGAACACGCCGCCCTGCTGATCACCGAAGTCGGACGCATCAACGGCGAGATCGAATGGGAGAACTGA
- a CDS encoding HDOD domain-containing protein, which produces MFQLQEIPPPSGIALEALRVAGDEQADLEQLVRLIEKSPELAVRILRCANSAYYGQRRHIHSVREAVIRVLGLSISKGLILALSMASAFKTSTCPEYQVPRHWFVAIATASLARDLAAGVTSEEKVSPAMAYSAGLIHNLGLLALVHTFPREMNEALKHGAVGELSRRIEARLGMDHRLAGGWLAQRWGLPEDLVLAVRHHGAVDYTGNHWPLVRLVGGAARIADRLFMEGAMPPLPAEWGAGLIAAGDCEAAIQGMLEQLDELKSLARQMAGSGG; this is translated from the coding sequence TTGTTCCAACTGCAGGAAATCCCCCCCCCCTCGGGCATTGCCCTCGAGGCGCTGCGGGTTGCCGGGGACGAACAGGCCGATCTCGAGCAACTGGTGCGGCTCATCGAGAAAAGCCCGGAACTGGCGGTGCGAATCCTGCGCTGCGCCAACTCCGCCTACTATGGTCAGCGCCGGCATATACATTCGGTGCGTGAAGCGGTCATCCGGGTGCTCGGGCTCTCCATCTCCAAGGGGCTGATCCTGGCTCTGTCCATGGCCAGCGCCTTCAAGACTTCGACCTGCCCGGAATATCAGGTGCCCCGGCACTGGTTTGTGGCCATAGCCACCGCATCGCTGGCCCGAGACCTGGCAGCAGGGGTAACCAGCGAGGAAAAGGTCTCACCGGCCATGGCCTATTCCGCAGGGCTCATCCACAACCTCGGGCTGCTGGCCCTGGTGCATACCTTTCCCCGGGAAATGAACGAGGCCTTGAAGCACGGAGCGGTGGGGGAGTTGTCCCGCCGGATCGAAGCGCGGCTGGGCATGGACCACCGGCTGGCAGGCGGTTGGCTGGCCCAGCGCTGGGGCCTGCCCGAGGACCTTGTGCTGGCCGTTCGCCATCATGGTGCGGTGGACTACACGGGGAACCACTGGCCACTGGTGAGGCTTGTCGGCGGGGCCGCACGGATCGCCGACCGGCTGTTTATGGAGGGCGCCATGCCGCCCCTGCCGGCCGAATGGGGCGCAGGGTTGATTGCCGCGGGGGATTGTGAAGCAGCCATCCAGGGGATGCTGGAACAGCTCGACGAACTCAAGAGCCTGGCCCGGCAAATGGCCGGCAGCGGAGGTTGA
- a CDS encoding response regulator transcription factor, with product MKARILFVEDDPTVLELGRTVLTKLGHQVLTATTGPQAYELACREHPDAIALDVMLPGMNGFEVAKLLKENQSTRNIPIAFVSAKNQSHDIVEGFNSGGALYLTKPFTVNALKTTIESLLQPKPEKPHARH from the coding sequence ATGAAGGCAAGAATCCTCTTCGTTGAGGACGACCCCACCGTGCTCGAACTGGGCAGGACCGTTCTGACCAAGCTCGGCCACCAGGTCCTGACCGCCACGACCGGCCCCCAGGCCTACGAGCTGGCTTGTCGAGAGCATCCCGACGCCATCGCCCTGGACGTCATGCTGCCTGGGATGAACGGCTTCGAAGTGGCAAAGTTGCTCAAGGAGAACCAGTCGACCAGAAACATCCCGATCGCCTTCGTATCGGCCAAAAACCAGAGTCACGACATCGTGGAGGGGTTTAACAGCGGGGGAGCCCTCTACCTGACCAAACCGTTTACCGTCAACGCCCTGAAAACCACCATCGAAAGCCTGCTCCAACCCAAACCGGAAAAACCCCACGCCAGGCACTGA
- a CDS encoding DUF4388 domain-containing protein — MRIRMIRMVLLITVLFSLALPAHARVTFGVVPAANSLIRSESQAVGFAAELERRLGEEVRIRLFADEATLHNWLNRFREVDLAVLSRGYIQRQPAGEFFALAENLRSEMAGAEPADPIVARQGLSPQVMRKLQLALYALASDPAARGLIGAPKAPPPPQPAATPPVVTRKPATQAPTPPPVKKAQAPPARSPQAQAPIAAPAPPAVAPPAPEPAPETPPMAVAQEAPESAAPQAPEKQPALEAKPEPMANPGDAGAPQPRIWSDADPAAARAPDSPAPARPEAAGGEGRPTLEDYSRSAGGQAPTADDTDGATTWFQSDLPLVPLISLLVLSLAGALIFATRYRQRQTRDAFAWHSTPPSPAGAAKPRSSTSGAPSPAGAAAPQLKKTRAQATPGKPVPASQPAAPAAVRPKPAPPAVSVEVSGSTAPPNTPRPHHPEAPLREPGDQAQPVPASPPVAKVESPGATAPPVPPLEKPAQPPAAPAAEAGEKPFPFASTEDLVDPEFTPLGPNSEVLNRYRNPFEDDEFQEQPEQEMPAAPTGEADQAEAVALEETPAVGEEAQEAGPEAVPGEPEEVPLQTDASQETFSLLGVEQNQACAGPGISLAEVDEEEWAEVPLEETAPTPAIEVAANEEPIILESQGQEFSYQDAGEPVVEVAEGHGHGEAVEAAGEEPAAVETPAPLENLAAAQTPSSPLNLEGNVAAIRMPALLQLVASQSLPGTLVITTRHDEKRLHFRNGRIALAASVNRANRNQTGFLMNKVGYLLIRQGKITEEQRDKALELCGKDPSKRIGEMLLEMGALNRQSLLEALRSQAESVIFSLFIFPEGHFRFGYEEYPLRPEDDLALDIGDLLENARRNEAEWDNIREAIPSLDTVLDYTPAGRDKLGNARMTVHQKLVLSLIDGRRPINEICVAATMVDLEVYKFLYFMVHAKILHRVNRR, encoded by the coding sequence GTGCGCATTCGAATGATCAGGATGGTCTTGCTCATCACCGTGCTGTTCAGTCTGGCCCTGCCGGCTCATGCCAGGGTGACCTTCGGGGTGGTGCCTGCCGCCAACTCCCTGATCCGCTCCGAAAGCCAGGCCGTAGGTTTTGCCGCCGAGCTCGAGCGCCGCCTCGGTGAAGAAGTCCGCATCCGGCTGTTTGCGGACGAGGCCACCCTGCACAACTGGCTCAATCGCTTCCGCGAAGTCGACCTGGCTGTTCTCAGCCGCGGCTACATTCAGCGGCAGCCGGCCGGCGAATTTTTCGCTCTTGCCGAGAACCTGCGTTCAGAGATGGCCGGTGCCGAACCCGCCGACCCGATTGTCGCCCGCCAGGGGCTGAGTCCCCAGGTGATGAGAAAGCTGCAGCTGGCCCTTTACGCCCTGGCTTCGGACCCGGCGGCAAGAGGGCTGATCGGAGCTCCCAAGGCCCCGCCCCCTCCACAACCTGCCGCCACCCCTCCGGTCGTCACGCGCAAACCCGCAACACAAGCGCCCACGCCGCCGCCTGTGAAAAAGGCCCAGGCGCCCCCTGCCCGTTCGCCCCAGGCGCAGGCCCCAATCGCGGCGCCCGCGCCCCCGGCGGTCGCTCCTCCTGCGCCCGAACCCGCTCCGGAAACACCTCCGATGGCGGTGGCCCAGGAGGCGCCCGAATCCGCAGCGCCGCAGGCACCCGAGAAACAACCGGCACTCGAGGCCAAACCTGAGCCCATGGCCAACCCAGGCGACGCCGGTGCCCCCCAGCCCAGGATCTGGAGCGATGCCGACCCGGCTGCCGCTCGGGCGCCCGACTCACCCGCTCCGGCCAGGCCGGAGGCGGCTGGCGGCGAAGGCCGCCCCACTTTGGAAGATTACTCCCGCAGCGCGGGCGGACAGGCCCCTACCGCTGACGACACCGATGGCGCAACGACCTGGTTCCAAAGCGATCTGCCTCTGGTGCCGCTAATCTCCCTGCTGGTGCTCAGCCTGGCTGGCGCCTTGATTTTCGCTACCCGCTACCGGCAGAGGCAAACCCGCGACGCCTTCGCCTGGCATTCAACCCCCCCGAGCCCGGCGGGAGCAGCAAAACCAAGGTCCTCGACTTCCGGGGCGCCTTCACCGGCCGGCGCGGCCGCTCCGCAGTTGAAAAAGACCCGGGCCCAGGCTACACCCGGGAAACCGGTTCCTGCCTCACAGCCCGCCGCACCGGCCGCCGTCAGGCCAAAACCCGCGCCACCTGCTGTGTCGGTGGAGGTTTCCGGTTCGACGGCTCCTCCGAATACGCCCCGGCCCCACCATCCTGAGGCCCCCCTCCGTGAACCTGGCGACCAAGCGCAGCCGGTGCCAGCCTCGCCGCCCGTCGCCAAGGTTGAATCGCCCGGCGCGACAGCGCCGCCCGTGCCTCCCCTGGAGAAACCGGCTCAGCCCCCAGCGGCCCCTGCGGCCGAGGCCGGGGAAAAGCCCTTCCCCTTCGCCTCGACGGAGGATCTCGTCGATCCCGAATTCACCCCGCTGGGACCGAACAGCGAGGTGCTGAACCGCTACCGGAACCCCTTCGAGGACGATGAGTTCCAGGAGCAACCGGAGCAGGAAATGCCGGCCGCCCCCACCGGGGAAGCGGACCAGGCCGAAGCTGTCGCCCTGGAGGAAACGCCCGCGGTTGGCGAGGAAGCGCAGGAGGCAGGACCAGAAGCCGTCCCCGGGGAACCCGAAGAGGTGCCCCTGCAGACCGACGCCAGCCAGGAAACCTTCTCGCTGCTGGGGGTAGAGCAGAACCAGGCCTGCGCCGGGCCCGGCATCAGCCTGGCGGAGGTGGATGAGGAAGAATGGGCGGAGGTTCCGCTCGAGGAAACCGCGCCGACCCCGGCCATCGAGGTGGCCGCAAACGAGGAACCTATCATTCTGGAGAGCCAGGGACAGGAGTTCAGCTACCAGGATGCCGGTGAGCCGGTGGTGGAAGTCGCCGAGGGGCACGGGCACGGTGAGGCAGTGGAAGCGGCGGGAGAAGAGCCGGCGGCAGTGGAGACTCCCGCCCCGCTCGAAAACCTCGCTGCGGCGCAGACACCGTCCTCCCCTCTCAACCTGGAAGGGAACGTCGCCGCCATCAGGATGCCTGCGCTGCTGCAGTTGGTCGCCTCCCAGTCCCTCCCCGGCACCCTGGTCATCACCACGCGCCATGATGAAAAAAGGCTGCATTTCCGCAACGGCAGGATAGCCTTGGCGGCCTCGGTCAATCGGGCCAATCGCAACCAGACCGGTTTTTTGATGAACAAGGTCGGCTACCTGCTGATCCGCCAGGGGAAAATCACCGAGGAGCAGCGGGACAAGGCCCTGGAGTTATGCGGCAAGGACCCGAGCAAACGTATCGGCGAGATGCTGCTGGAAATGGGGGCCCTGAACCGCCAGTCGCTTCTGGAGGCACTGCGCAGCCAGGCTGAAAGCGTCATCTTCTCCCTCTTCATCTTTCCGGAAGGGCATTTCCGGTTTGGCTATGAGGAATACCCGCTTCGCCCCGAAGACGATCTGGCCCTCGACATAGGGGATCTGCTGGAAAATGCCCGCCGCAACGAAGCGGAATGGGACAACATTCGTGAGGCGATCCCGTCCCTTGATACGGTGCTCGATTACACCCCGGCGGGTCGGGACAAACTTGGCAATGCCCGCATGACGGTCCACCAGAAGTTGGTGCTCTCCCTGATCGACGGTCGGCGCCCGATCAACGAGATTTGCGTCGCCGCCACCATGGTCGATCTGGAAGTTTACAAGTTCCTCTATTTCATGGTTCACGCCAAAATTCTCCACCGGGTCAACCGGCGTTGA
- the ccsA gene encoding cytochrome c biogenesis protein CcsA produces MDRLLLNTAFATYLLSVLLYLAHALLRRPLLWRSAFGLVLAGFALQTVCLVLRWIQAGYLPITNLFSTLFFFSWALAACYLYFEIRYRIHAAGLFVMFLNLLLLGFAVPRNPAFAPLIPALDTPLFTLHVVFSFFGYALFAMAFSLGVLYLVRRTTGSELLPELSLLRKLNEESIFLGFCLFTLCMLFGSVWAQVAWGYYFSWNIKGIWSFLVWLFYAGMCHAKFVRRWQGTGYAILSIAGFGVVLFTYLGIGLLMSSNHPLE; encoded by the coding sequence ATGGACAGACTGCTTCTCAACACCGCCTTCGCCACCTACCTGCTCTCGGTCCTGCTCTACCTGGCCCACGCGCTGCTGCGCCGGCCCTTGTTGTGGCGCAGCGCCTTCGGCCTGGTGCTGGCGGGCTTCGCCCTGCAGACGGTTTGTCTGGTTCTGCGCTGGATACAGGCCGGCTACCTGCCGATCACCAACCTGTTTTCCACCCTGTTCTTTTTCAGCTGGGCGCTGGCGGCCTGCTATCTCTACTTTGAAATCCGCTACCGCATTCATGCCGCCGGGTTGTTCGTGATGTTTCTCAACCTGCTGCTGCTTGGCTTCGCCGTGCCGCGCAACCCGGCCTTCGCCCCGCTGATCCCGGCCCTGGACACCCCTCTGTTCACCCTGCACGTGGTGTTCTCGTTTTTCGGCTACGCGCTGTTCGCCATGGCCTTTTCCCTGGGCGTACTCTACCTGGTGCGCCGCACCACCGGCAGCGAGCTGCTTCCCGAACTGTCCCTGCTGCGCAAACTGAACGAGGAGTCGATTTTCCTCGGTTTCTGCCTGTTCACCCTGTGCATGCTCTTCGGCAGTGTCTGGGCCCAGGTCGCCTGGGGCTACTACTTTTCGTGGAACATCAAGGGGATATGGTCCTTCCTGGTCTGGCTGTTCTATGCCGGGATGTGCCACGCCAAATTCGTCCGCCGCTGGCAGGGGACCGGCTACGCCATACTCTCCATCGCCGGCTTCGGCGTGGTGCTCTTCACCTACCTGGGCATTGGGCTGCTGATGAGCAGCAATCACCCCCTCGAGTAA
- a CDS encoding cytochrome c biogenesis protein ResB, producing the protein MNLLSRTWDWLCSLKLAIVLATAATLLIMGGSLLIPGNPRIFASMDALPLGTWLSQVGSRAPGLSWWVYAAAVLMVLLGINTLCCFIDWLLRLNSRWRKTGEYLIHLGFILVLTAYVWGSAAGFRSEAQRIAVGQTLAIPQMPGHYLRLEAFEPVFGAGGRPLDMVSTLTLLMGETVVASGTVRTNHPLTYGGLAVLAVSLDRSVEGFRFFQPGRGQLTLTSGSTLPLPGGALLEVLGFVPHARRLPDGRVVSLGENLIDPAMEFRLRRPGEPPLHFWHFLKGGSPPQLGTIGVELRPTEPAFGYVSILNIHHDPGTRLALVGAVAMLAGVLLALVSFYRKRSRGDRPEI; encoded by the coding sequence ATGAATCTGCTATCCAGAACCTGGGACTGGCTCTGCTCTCTGAAACTCGCCATCGTCCTGGCCACCGCCGCCACCCTGCTGATCATGGGCGGCTCGCTGCTGATCCCTGGCAACCCGCGCATCTTCGCCAGCATGGACGCCCTGCCGTTGGGGACCTGGCTGAGCCAGGTGGGCTCACGGGCCCCAGGGCTGAGCTGGTGGGTCTACGCCGCCGCCGTGCTGATGGTGCTGCTGGGGATCAACACCCTGTGCTGCTTCATCGACTGGCTGCTGCGGCTGAACTCGCGCTGGCGCAAAACCGGCGAATACCTGATCCACCTCGGTTTCATTCTGGTCCTGACAGCCTATGTCTGGGGCAGCGCCGCGGGTTTTCGCAGCGAAGCGCAGCGCATCGCCGTGGGGCAGACCCTGGCGATTCCCCAGATGCCGGGCCACTACCTGCGCCTCGAGGCCTTCGAACCGGTCTTCGGGGCCGGCGGCCGGCCCCTGGACATGGTCAGCACCCTGACCCTGTTGATGGGGGAAACGGTCGTGGCCAGCGGCACCGTCCGCACCAACCACCCGCTGACCTATGGGGGCCTGGCAGTCCTGGCCGTCTCCCTTGACCGGTCGGTCGAGGGGTTCCGCTTCTTCCAGCCAGGACGCGGCCAGCTCACCCTGACCTCGGGCTCCACCCTCCCCCTGCCGGGAGGCGCCCTGCTGGAAGTGCTCGGCTTCGTCCCCCATGCGCGCCGGTTGCCGGACGGCAGGGTGGTTTCCCTGGGGGAGAACCTGATCGACCCGGCCATGGAATTTCGCCTGCGCCGCCCGGGAGAACCGCCGCTGCACTTCTGGCATTTTTTGAAAGGCGGCTCCCCTCCCCAGCTGGGAACCATCGGCGTGGAGCTGCGCCCGACGGAGCCGGCATTCGGCTACGTGAGTATCCTCAACATCCATCACGACCCCGGCACCCGGCTGGCCCTTGTCGGGGCCGTGGCCATGCTGGCCGGGGTGCTACTGGCGCTGGTCTCCTTTTACCGCAAGCGCAGCCGGGGCGACCGTCCAGAAATCTAG